A window of Staphylococcus sp. 17KM0847 contains these coding sequences:
- a CDS encoding thiamine pyrophosphate-dependent dehydrogenase E1 component subunit alpha → MKDFQSVNLSVEDLKEIYKAMDLGRKIDERMWLLNRAGKIPFVISCQGQEATQVGAAYALEKGDITAPYYRDLALVTYLGMTPLETMYSVFGKRDDISSGGKQMPSHFSKKSVGIMSQGSSVATQLLHAIGAALTFKMDNTPQVALATVGEGSSNQGDFHEGLNFVGVHKLPFICIIENNQYAISVSKDLQYGAQYLSDRAKGYGMHGITVDGNDPIAVYEAVKEARHRALNGEGGTLIEAMCTRLTAHSSDDDDRYRSDEVKTADKLADCNKRFKAYLLEQQLIDEDWLNTVEQEHKSIVNEATKQAEAAPYPDVRETYTHVYEQGGPFNA, encoded by the coding sequence ATGAAAGACTTTCAAAGTGTTAATCTTAGTGTCGAAGATTTAAAAGAAATATATAAAGCGATGGATCTAGGTCGTAAAATTGATGAACGTATGTGGCTACTCAATAGAGCTGGGAAAATTCCATTTGTTATTAGCTGTCAAGGTCAAGAAGCTACACAAGTTGGTGCTGCCTATGCATTAGAAAAAGGTGACATTACAGCACCATACTATCGAGATTTAGCATTAGTCACATATTTAGGCATGACCCCATTAGAAACGATGTACTCCGTATTCGGGAAACGTGACGACATTAGTTCAGGTGGTAAGCAAATGCCTTCTCATTTCAGTAAAAAGTCAGTAGGTATTATGTCACAAGGTTCATCTGTGGCTACACAATTGCTGCATGCCATTGGAGCTGCACTTACCTTTAAAATGGATAATACACCTCAAGTCGCTCTAGCAACAGTAGGTGAAGGCAGTTCGAACCAAGGTGATTTTCATGAAGGCTTAAATTTTGTAGGTGTACATAAACTACCATTCATTTGTATTATTGAAAACAATCAATACGCAATTTCAGTTTCTAAAGATTTACAATATGGTGCCCAATATCTATCAGATCGTGCAAAAGGTTACGGCATGCATGGTATCACTGTCGATGGTAACGATCCTATCGCTGTATACGAAGCAGTCAAAGAAGCGCGTCATCGTGCATTAAATGGTGAAGGTGGAACACTCATAGAAGCAATGTGTACACGGTTAACAGCACACTCATCTGATGACGATGATCGATATCGTAGCGATGAAGTAAAAACAGCTGATAAGCTAGCAGACTGTAATAAACGCTTTAAAGCTTATTTGTTAGAGCAACAGCTTATTGATGAGGATTGGTTGAACACTGTTGAACAAGAACATAAATCTATTGTCAATGAGGCAACAAAACAAGCAGAAGCTGCCCCATATCCAGATGTACGTGAAACATATACACATGTTTACGAACAAGGAGGTCCTTTCAATGCCTAA